A part of Takifugu rubripes unplaced genomic scaffold, fTakRub1.2, whole genome shotgun sequence genomic DNA contains:
- the LOC101067590 gene encoding adenosine deaminase isoform X2 yields the protein MKQLIILKQPATLTEFLGKFSEYMHVIAGDREAIKRIAYEFVEDRAKEGVIYVEARYSPHFLANTKVDPIPWNQKEGDLSPDEVVHLVNQGLREGERAFNIKARSILCCMRHMPNWSMDIVELCKKYQHEGVVAIDLAGDESLSSEANPDHRRAYEEAARCGVHRTVHAGEVGPPSVVKEAVEVLKAERVGHGYRTLEDQSLYRKLLAQNMHFEVCPISSKLTGACDPDFTKHPVITFRKDKANYSLNTDDPLIFNSSLHLDYSVASKYMGFTEQEFKRLNINAAESCFLPEKEKQELLISLYKAYGMLKSTPF from the exons ATGAAGCAGCTCATCATCCTCAAACAGCCAGCCACCCTCACCGAGTTCCTGGGCAAGTTCTCCGAGTACATGCACGTGATTGC aggagacagagaggcaaTAAAGAGGATAGCGTATGAATTTGTTGAGGACAGAGCCAAGGAGGGTGTGATTTATGTGGAGGCCAGGTACAGTCCACACTTCCTGGCAAACACGAAGGTGGATCCTATACCATGGAACCAGAAGGA AGGTGATCTGAGCCCAGATGAGGTGGTTCACCTGGTTAACCAGGGcctgagggagggggagagggccTTCAATATCAAAGCCAGGTCCATTCTATGCTGCATGCGCCACATGCCAA ACTGGTCCATGGACATCGTGGAGCTGTGTAAGAAGTATCAGCATGAGGGCGTGGTGGCCATCGATCTGGCAGGTGATGAATCGCTCAGCAGTGAAGCCAACCCTGACCACAGGAGGGCCTACGAG GAAGCTGCGCGCTGTGGCGTCCACAGGACCGTCCACGCAGGGGAGGTGGGGCCTCCATCTGTGGTGAAGGAG GCGGTAGAAGTGCTGAAAGCTGAACGTGTTGGCCATGGTTACAGAACTCTGGAGGACCAAAGCCTGTACAGAAAGCTCCTGGCTCAGAACATGCACTTTGAG GTCTGTCCTATTTCCAGTAAACTGACGGGAGCCTGTGACCCAGACTTCACCAAGCACCCTGTCATCAC GTTCAGGAAGGACAAGGCCAATTACTCCCTGAACACAGACGACCCTCTGATCTTCAACTCCAGCCTTCACCTCGACTACAGCGTCGCGTCCAAGTACATGGGCTTCACCGAGCAGGAGTTCAAACGGCTG AACATCAATGCCGCAGAATCCTGTTTTCTgccagagaaggagaagcaaGAGCTCCTCATCAGCCTTTATAAGGCCTATGGGATGTTGAAGAGCACTCCCTTCTAG
- the LOC101080248 gene encoding P2Y purinoceptor 1-like, protein MQPHLGEHVCIAELISVQKTMNNSSCPRVSFSFTGKFLPPVYILVFFIGLAANGWGLRSLLKNWKKLGIISIFVLNLGISDVLYLLTLPFLVVYYLMSRRWIFGQTFCKITRFCFNLNLYGSIGFLTCISVYRYLAIVHPMRAMGRITFTHSVIISVTTWLLVGIQCLPDMFYTKTFKRNTEKCFDTTDDEYVESYLKYSLGWTFMGFCIPLLITLGCYGHVLVVLCRKNTTDKVLKQRCMKLLFLLVLLFSVCYIPYHILKNLNLWSRLQFIWKVCPNWSNGVYIAHQLSRGLVCLNSALNPLVYLRGDENILAPLRKCLQPAQEPATQATPLFTRGSPPSAV, encoded by the coding sequence ATGCAGCCACACCTCGGGGAGCACGTTTGCATAGCGGAgctgatctctgtccagaagacaATGAATAACAGCTCCTGTCCTCGTGTCAGCTTTAGTTTCACGGGCAAATTCCTGCCTCCTGTTTACATCCTGGTGTTCTTCATCGGTCTGGCGGCTAATGGATGGGGACTAAGATCTCTGCTGAAGAACTGGAAGAAACTGGGCATCATCAGCATATTTGTGCTCAACCTGGGAATTTCAGACGTTCTCTACCTGCTCACGCTTCCATTTCTGGTGGTCTACTACCTCATGAGTCGTCGATGGATTTTCGGACAGACATTCTGCAAGATAACAAGATTCTGCTTCAATCTTAATCTGTATGGCAGCATTGGGTTCCTGACGTGCATAAGTGTGTACCGGTACCTGGCTATTGTCCATCCGATGAGAGCGATGGGACGCATCACCTTCACCCACTCTGTGATTATCTCTGTCACCACTTGGCTGTTAGTTGGAATTCAGTGTCTTCCAGATATGTTCTACACCAAAACATTTAAGAGAAACACTGAGAAATGCTTTGATACCACCGATGACGAGTATGTAGAGAGTTACCTAAAGTACAGTCTTGGATGGACGTTCATGGGATTCTGCATCCCGCTCCTCATCACACTGGGCTGCTACGGACACGTGCTTGTTGTTCTCTGCCGGAAAAACACCACTGACAAGGTATTAAAACAGAGATGTATGaagctgctgttcctcctggttcttcttttttctgtttgttacaTCCCCTATCACATACTCAAGAACCTCAACCTTTGGTCAAGACTTCAGTTCATTTGGAAGGTGTGCCCAAACTGGTCTAATGGAGTGTACATCGCCCATCAGCTCAGTCGTGGCCTTGTTTGTTTGAACAGTGCTCTCAACCCTCTGGTTTACCTCCGTGGAGATGAAAACATCCTGGCTCCTCTCAGAAAATGTTTGCAGCCAGCTCAGGAACCTGCCACACAGGCGACACCCCTTTTTACTCgaggttctcctccatcagccgTCTGA
- the LOC101078059 gene encoding UDP-glucuronosyltransferase 2B31-like isoform X1, producing MAAVSVTALHTEYLLVMASYPVLTFLVFFSAALSSTCDGGKVLVYPLDGSHWLNMKILLELLHSRGHEITVIRSSTSWYISEVSPYYTSITIAQDHSHHIESQDFMTSFLKRSIEIRRREGSLWAFFEFYQNLFQMVGENQHDVAKMVIDIFENETLITILKNNEYNLLLTDPAFPGGVLLAHYLQLPLVFNARWVFNGDGHFVIAPSPLSYVPQLFSYNSDKMDFFQRMKNVISHIMLVYMHYFVSNPPYQAVCDKYFGPDVNVMSLMQGADLWLMRVDFIFEFPRPTMPNVVYIGGFQGKPSKPLPADLEDFMQSSGEHGVVVMSLGTLLGDLGPELSEIIASAFANLPQKVVWRHIGERPTSLGNNTMLVKWLPQNDILGHPKTKLFMSHGGTTLIYEAIYHGVPILGLPLIFDQIDNFVRMKARGAAEMVDVTTLDVETLTNTLKNILNATKAYKEKIQKLSQLHHDKPMKPTDSALFWMEFVMRHKGASHLRTESYKLPWYAYHCLDVMAVFAACGLILMSLVWVSCRCVIRALIRATKSPAKSKKE from the coding sequence TGATGGCTTCATATCCAGTCCTGACCTTCCTGGTGttcttctcagcagctctgtcctccacctgtgatggaggaaaagtgctTGTTTACCCTCTAGATGGGAGCCACTGGCTGAACATGAAAATCCTCTtggagctgcttcactctcGGGGCCATGAAATAACGGTCATACGTTCGTCCACCAGCTGGTACATTTCTGAAGTCTCGCCCTACtacacctccatcaccatcgcCCAGGACCACTCACATCACATCGAGAGTCAAGACTTCATGACCTCTTTCTTAAAGAGGTCAATAGAAATTCGGCGGAGAGAAGGTTCACTCTGGGCTTTTTTTGAATTTTATCAAAACCTTTTCCAGATGGTTGGAGAGAATCAGCATGACGTGGCCAAGATGGTCATCGACATCTTTGAGAATGAGACGCTAATTACGATTCTGAAAAACAATGAGTATAACCTTTTATTGACAGATCCTGCATTTCCAGGTGGAGTGTTGTTAGCGCACTATCTCCAACTACCGCTGGTTTTCAATGCTCGCTGGGTTTTCAATGGAGATGGACATTTCGTCATCGCACCTTCTCCACTCTCCTACGTTCCCCAATTATTTTCTTATAACTCTGATAAAATGGACTTTTTTCAgagaatgaaaaatgtcatCTCTCATATCATGTTGGTCTACATGCACTACTTTGTGTCAAATCCCCCTTACCAAGCAGTGTGTGACAAATATTTTGGTCCCGATGTCAACGTCATgtctctcatgcagggagctgatctCTGGTTAATGCGAGTTGATTTTATATTCGAGTTTCCTCGTCCTACCATGCCCAATGTGGTCTACATCGGAGGGTTTCAGGGCAAACCTTCTAAGCCTCTTCCAGCAGATTTAGAGGATTTTATGCAGAGTTCTGGTGAGCACGGGGTGGTCGTCATGTCACTGGGGACTCTGCTGGGCGATCTTGGCCCTGAGTTATCAGAGATCATTGCATCAGCGTTTGCCAACCTTCCTCAGAAGGTGGTGTGGAGACACATCGGAGAAAGACCCACCAGTCTGGGAAACAACACCATGCTTGTTAAATGGCTGCCTCAAAATGATATCTTAGGTCACCCGAAAACCAAACTTTTTATGTCGCATGGGGGCACTACGTTAATTTATGAGGCCATCTACCATGGGGTCCCGATCCTGggccttcctctcatctttgaCCAGATTGATAATTTTGTACGCATGAAGGCGCGGGGGGCTGCTGAGATGGTCGATGTCACAACGTTGGATGTTGAGACTCTGACCAATACTTTGAAGAATATTCTCAATGCTACGAAGGCATACAAAGAGAAAATACAGAAGCTGTCACAACTTCACCATGACAAACCAATGAAACCCAcagacagcgccctcttctggatggaGTTTGTCATGAGGCACAAGGGCGCCTCACACCTGCGTACAGAGTCCTACAAGTTACCGTGGTACGCCTATCACTGTCTGGACGTGATGGCCGTCTTCGCAGCCTGTGGCTTGATACTCATGTCATTAGTTTGGGTCTCCTGCCGATGTGTCATCAGAGCTCTCATTAGAGCGACAAAATCACCAGCAAAATCTAAGAAAGAATAG
- the LOC115248698 gene encoding P2Y purinoceptor 1-like, whose amino-acid sequence MNNSSCPRVSFSFTGKFLPPVYILVFFIGLAANGWGLRSLLKNWKKLGNISLFVLNLGISDVLYLLTLPFLVVYYLMSRRWIFGQTFCKITRFCFNLNLYGSIGFLTCISVYRYLAIVHPMRAMGRITFTHSVIISVTTWLLVGIQCLPDMFYTKTSKRNTEKCFDTTDDEYVESYLKYSLGWTFMGFCIPLLITLGCYGHVLVVLCRKNTTDKVLRQRCMKLLFLLVLLFSVCYIPYHILKNLNLWSRLQFIWKVCQKWSNGVYIARQLSRALVCLNSALNPLVYLRGDENILAPLRKCLQPAQEPTTQATTLFTRGSPPSAI is encoded by the coding sequence ATGAATAACAGCTCCTGTCCTCGTGTCAGCTTTAGTTTCACGGGCAAATTCCTGCCTCCTGTTTACATCCTGGTGTTCTTCATCGGTCTGGCGGCTAATGGATGGGGACTAAGATCTCTGCTGAAGAACTGGAAGAAACTAGGCAACATCAGCCTATTTGTGCTCAACCTGGGAATTTCAGACGTTCTCTACCTGCTCACGCTTCCATTTCTGGTGGTCTACTACCTCATGAGTCGTCGATGGATTTTCGGACAGACATTCTGCAAGATAACAAGATTCTGCTTCAATCTTAATCTGTATGGCAGCATTGGGTTCCTGACGTGCATAAGTGTGTACCGGTACCTGGCTATTGTCCATCCGATGAGAGCGATGGGACGCATCACCTTCACCCACTCTGTGATTATCTCTGTCACCACTTGGCTGTTAGTTGGAATTCAGTGTCTTCCAGATATGTTCTACACCAAAACATCTAAGAGAAACACCGAGAAATGCTTTGATACCACCGATGACGAGTATGTAGAGAGTTACCTAAAGTACAGTCTTGGATGGACGTTCATGGGATTCTGCATCCCGCTCCTCATCACACTGGGCTGCTACGGACACGTGCTTGTTGTTCTCTGCCGGAAAAATACCACTGACAAGGTATTAAGACAGAGATGCATGAAGCTGTTgttcctcctggttcttcttttttctgtttgttacaTCCCCTATCACATACTCAAGAACCTCAACCTTTGGTCAAGACTTCAGTTCATTTGGAAGGTGTGCCAAAAATGGTCTAACGGAGTGTACATCGCCCGTCAGCTCAGTCGTGCCCTTGTTTGTTTGAACAGTGCTCTCAACCCTCTGGTTTACCTCCGTGGAGATGAAAACATCCTGGCTCCTCTCAGAAAATGTTTGCAGCCAGCTCAGGAACCTACCACACAGGCGACAACCCTTTTTACTCgaggttctcctccatcagccaTCTGA
- the LOC101078059 gene encoding UDP-glucuronosyltransferase 2B31-like isoform X2 — MASYPVLTFLVFFSAALSSTCDGGKVLVYPLDGSHWLNMKILLELLHSRGHEITVIRSSTSWYISEVSPYYTSITIAQDHSHHIESQDFMTSFLKRSIEIRRREGSLWAFFEFYQNLFQMVGENQHDVAKMVIDIFENETLITILKNNEYNLLLTDPAFPGGVLLAHYLQLPLVFNARWVFNGDGHFVIAPSPLSYVPQLFSYNSDKMDFFQRMKNVISHIMLVYMHYFVSNPPYQAVCDKYFGPDVNVMSLMQGADLWLMRVDFIFEFPRPTMPNVVYIGGFQGKPSKPLPADLEDFMQSSGEHGVVVMSLGTLLGDLGPELSEIIASAFANLPQKVVWRHIGERPTSLGNNTMLVKWLPQNDILGHPKTKLFMSHGGTTLIYEAIYHGVPILGLPLIFDQIDNFVRMKARGAAEMVDVTTLDVETLTNTLKNILNATKAYKEKIQKLSQLHHDKPMKPTDSALFWMEFVMRHKGASHLRTESYKLPWYAYHCLDVMAVFAACGLILMSLVWVSCRCVIRALIRATKSPAKSKKE, encoded by the coding sequence ATGGCTTCATATCCAGTCCTGACCTTCCTGGTGttcttctcagcagctctgtcctccacctgtgatggaggaaaagtgctTGTTTACCCTCTAGATGGGAGCCACTGGCTGAACATGAAAATCCTCTtggagctgcttcactctcGGGGCCATGAAATAACGGTCATACGTTCGTCCACCAGCTGGTACATTTCTGAAGTCTCGCCCTACtacacctccatcaccatcgcCCAGGACCACTCACATCACATCGAGAGTCAAGACTTCATGACCTCTTTCTTAAAGAGGTCAATAGAAATTCGGCGGAGAGAAGGTTCACTCTGGGCTTTTTTTGAATTTTATCAAAACCTTTTCCAGATGGTTGGAGAGAATCAGCATGACGTGGCCAAGATGGTCATCGACATCTTTGAGAATGAGACGCTAATTACGATTCTGAAAAACAATGAGTATAACCTTTTATTGACAGATCCTGCATTTCCAGGTGGAGTGTTGTTAGCGCACTATCTCCAACTACCGCTGGTTTTCAATGCTCGCTGGGTTTTCAATGGAGATGGACATTTCGTCATCGCACCTTCTCCACTCTCCTACGTTCCCCAATTATTTTCTTATAACTCTGATAAAATGGACTTTTTTCAgagaatgaaaaatgtcatCTCTCATATCATGTTGGTCTACATGCACTACTTTGTGTCAAATCCCCCTTACCAAGCAGTGTGTGACAAATATTTTGGTCCCGATGTCAACGTCATgtctctcatgcagggagctgatctCTGGTTAATGCGAGTTGATTTTATATTCGAGTTTCCTCGTCCTACCATGCCCAATGTGGTCTACATCGGAGGGTTTCAGGGCAAACCTTCTAAGCCTCTTCCAGCAGATTTAGAGGATTTTATGCAGAGTTCTGGTGAGCACGGGGTGGTCGTCATGTCACTGGGGACTCTGCTGGGCGATCTTGGCCCTGAGTTATCAGAGATCATTGCATCAGCGTTTGCCAACCTTCCTCAGAAGGTGGTGTGGAGACACATCGGAGAAAGACCCACCAGTCTGGGAAACAACACCATGCTTGTTAAATGGCTGCCTCAAAATGATATCTTAGGTCACCCGAAAACCAAACTTTTTATGTCGCATGGGGGCACTACGTTAATTTATGAGGCCATCTACCATGGGGTCCCGATCCTGggccttcctctcatctttgaCCAGATTGATAATTTTGTACGCATGAAGGCGCGGGGGGCTGCTGAGATGGTCGATGTCACAACGTTGGATGTTGAGACTCTGACCAATACTTTGAAGAATATTCTCAATGCTACGAAGGCATACAAAGAGAAAATACAGAAGCTGTCACAACTTCACCATGACAAACCAATGAAACCCAcagacagcgccctcttctggatggaGTTTGTCATGAGGCACAAGGGCGCCTCACACCTGCGTACAGAGTCCTACAAGTTACCGTGGTACGCCTATCACTGTCTGGACGTGATGGCCGTCTTCGCAGCCTGTGGCTTGATACTCATGTCATTAGTTTGGGTCTCCTGCCGATGTGTCATCAGAGCTCTCATTAGAGCGACAAAATCACCAGCAAAATCTAAGAAAGAATAG
- the LOC101068278 gene encoding UDP-glucuronosyltransferase 2A1-like: protein MASYPVLTFLVFFSAALSSTCDGGKVLVYPLDGSHWLNMKILLELLHSRGHEITVIRSSTSWYISEVSPYYTSITITQDHSHHIESQDFMTSFLERSIEIRRREGSLWAFFKFYQNLFQMIGENQHDVAKMVIDIFENETLITILKNNEYNLLLTDPAFPGGVLLAHYLQLPLVFNARWVFNGDEHFAIAPSPLSYVPQLFFYESDKMDIFQRMKNVISHIMLVYMHYFVSNPPYQAVCDKYFGPDVNVMCLMQGADLWLMRVDFIFEFPRPTMPNVVYIGGFQGKPSKPLPADLEDCMQSSGEHGVVVMSLGTLLGDLGPELSEIIASAFANLPQKVVWRHIGERPTSLGNNTMLVMCTSIQCEIKFFL from the coding sequence ATGGCTTCATATCCAGTCCTGACCTTCCTGGTGttcttctcagcagctctgtcctccacctgtgatggaggaaaagtgctTGTTTACCCTCTAGATGGGAGCCACTGGCTGAACATGAAAATCCTCTtggagctgcttcactctcGGGGCCATGAAATAACGGTCATACGTTCGTCCACCAGCTGGTACATTTCTGAAGTCTCGCCCTACtacacctccatcaccatcacccaggACCACTCGCATCACATCGAGAGTCAAGACTTCATGACCTCTTTCTTAGAGAGGTCAATAGAGATCCGGCGGAGGGAAGGTTCACTCtgggctttttttaaattttatcaAAACCTTTTCCAAATGATTGGAGAGAATCAGCATGACGTGGCCAAGATGGTCATCGACATCTTTGAGAATGAGACGCTAATTACGATTCTGAAAAACAATGAGTACAACCTTTTATTGACAGATCCTGCATTTCCAGGTGGAGTGTTGTTGGCGCACTATCTCCAACTACCGCTGGTTTTCAATGCTCGCTGGGTTTTCAATGGAGATGAACATTTCGCCATCGCACCTTCTCCACTCTCCTACGTTCcccaattatttttttatgagtctgataaaatggacatttttcagagaatgaaaaatgtcatCTCTCATATCATGTTGGTCTACATGCACTACTTTGTGTCAAATCCCCCTTACCAAGCAGTGTGTGACAAATATTTTGGTCCTGATGTCAACGTCATGtgtctcatgcagggagctgatctCTGGTTAATGCGAGTTGATTTTATATTCGAGTTTCCTCGTCCTACCATGCCCAATGTGGTCTACATCGGAGGGTTTCAAGGCAAACCTTCTAAGCCTCTTCCAGCAGATTTAGAGGATTGTATGCAGAGTTCTGGTGAGCACGGGGTGGTCGTCATGTCACTGGGGACTCTGCTGGGCGATCTTGGCCCTGAGTTATCAGAGATCATTGCATCAGCGTTTGCCAACCTTCCTCAGAAGGTGGTGTGGAGACACATTGGAGAAAGACCCACCAGTCTGGGAAACAACACCATGCTGGTTATGTGCACGTCCATCCAGTGTGAAATaaaattctttctttaa
- the LOC101067590 gene encoding adenosine deaminase isoform X1: MRIITRRAALAGFGSLRTGRITGIHRTRTMAELPPGRVVFNQPKVELHVHLDGSIRVQTIVDVAKRRGIRLPAKTAEGMKQLIILKQPATLTEFLGKFSEYMHVIAGDREAIKRIAYEFVEDRAKEGVIYVEARYSPHFLANTKVDPIPWNQKEGDLSPDEVVHLVNQGLREGERAFNIKARSILCCMRHMPNWSMDIVELCKKYQHEGVVAIDLAGDESLSSEANPDHRRAYEEAARCGVHRTVHAGEVGPPSVVKEAVEVLKAERVGHGYRTLEDQSLYRKLLAQNMHFEVCPISSKLTGACDPDFTKHPVITFRKDKANYSLNTDDPLIFNSSLHLDYSVASKYMGFTEQEFKRLNINAAESCFLPEKEKQELLISLYKAYGMLKSTPF; encoded by the exons ATGCGTATAATAACCCGGCGCGCCGCGCTTGCGGGTTTTGGCTCTCTGCGCACCGGCAGGATCACCGGCATCCACAGGACCCGCACGATGGCCGAGCTCCCCCCCGGTAGAGTGGTGTTCAACCAGCCCAAG gttgAGCTGCACGTTCACCTCGATGGATCCATCAGGGTCCAGACCATCGTCGACGTGGCCAA gAGACGTGGCATCCGTCTCCCAGCGAAGACGGCGGAGGGGATGAAGCAGCTCATCATCCTCAAACAGCCAGCCACCCTCACCGAGTTCCTGGGCAAGTTCTCCGAGTACATGCACGTGATTGC aggagacagagaggcaaTAAAGAGGATAGCGTATGAATTTGTTGAGGACAGAGCCAAGGAGGGTGTGATTTATGTGGAGGCCAGGTACAGTCCACACTTCCTGGCAAACACGAAGGTGGATCCTATACCATGGAACCAGAAGGA AGGTGATCTGAGCCCAGATGAGGTGGTTCACCTGGTTAACCAGGGcctgagggagggggagagggccTTCAATATCAAAGCCAGGTCCATTCTATGCTGCATGCGCCACATGCCAA ACTGGTCCATGGACATCGTGGAGCTGTGTAAGAAGTATCAGCATGAGGGCGTGGTGGCCATCGATCTGGCAGGTGATGAATCGCTCAGCAGTGAAGCCAACCCTGACCACAGGAGGGCCTACGAG GAAGCTGCGCGCTGTGGCGTCCACAGGACCGTCCACGCAGGGGAGGTGGGGCCTCCATCTGTGGTGAAGGAG GCGGTAGAAGTGCTGAAAGCTGAACGTGTTGGCCATGGTTACAGAACTCTGGAGGACCAAAGCCTGTACAGAAAGCTCCTGGCTCAGAACATGCACTTTGAG GTCTGTCCTATTTCCAGTAAACTGACGGGAGCCTGTGACCCAGACTTCACCAAGCACCCTGTCATCAC GTTCAGGAAGGACAAGGCCAATTACTCCCTGAACACAGACGACCCTCTGATCTTCAACTCCAGCCTTCACCTCGACTACAGCGTCGCGTCCAAGTACATGGGCTTCACCGAGCAGGAGTTCAAACGGCTG AACATCAATGCCGCAGAATCCTGTTTTCTgccagagaaggagaagcaaGAGCTCCTCATCAGCCTTTATAAGGCCTATGGGATGTTGAAGAGCACTCCCTTCTAG
- the LOC115248695 gene encoding P2Y purinoceptor 1-like has product MNNSFCPPVSFSFSGKFLPPVYILVFFIGLAANGWGLRSLLKNWKKLGNISIFVLNLGISDVLYLLTVPFLVVYYLMRSRWIFGQTFCKITRFCFNLNLYGSIGFLTCISVYRYLAIVHPMRAMGRITFTHSVIISVTTWLLVGIQCLPDMFYTKTSKRNTEKCFDTTDDEYVESYLKYSLGWTFMGFCIPLLITLGCYGHVLVVLCRKNTTDKVLRQRCMKLLFLLVLLFSVCYIPYHILKNLSLWSRLLFIWKVCQKWSNGVYIARQLSRGLVCLNSALNPLVYLRGDENILAPLRKCLQPAQEPATQATTLFTRGSPPSAI; this is encoded by the coding sequence atgaataacagcttctgtcctcctgtcagcTTTAGTTTCTCGGGCAAATTCCTGCCTCCTGTTTACATCCTGGTGTTCTTCATCGGTCTGGCGGCTAATGGATGGGGACTAAGATCTCTGCTGAAGAACTGGAAGAAACTGGGCAACATCAGCATATTTGTGCTCAACCTGGGAATTTCAGACGTTCTCTACCTGCTCACGGTTCCATTTCTGGTGGTCTACTACCTCATGAGGAGTCGATGGATTTTCGGACAGACATTCTGCAAGATAACAAGATTCTGCTTCAATCTTAATCTGTATGGCAGCATTGGGTTCCTGACGTGCATAAGTGTGTACCGGTACCTGGCTATTGTCCATCCGATGAGAGCGATGGGACGCATCACCTTCACCCACTCTGTGATTATCTCTGTCACCACTTGGCTGTTAGTTGGAATTCAGTGTCTTCCAGATATGTTCTACACCAAAACATCTAAGAGAAACACCGAGAAATGCTTTGATACCACCGATGACGAGTATGTAGAGAGTTACCTAAAGTACAGTCTTGGATGGACGTTCATGGGATTCTGCATCCCGCTCCTCATCACACTGGGCTGCTACGGACACGTGCTTGTTGTTCTCTGCCGGAAAAATACCACTGACAAGGTATTAAGACAGAGATGCATGAAGCTGTTgttcctcctggttcttcttttttctgtttgttacaTCCCCTATCACATACTCAAGAACCTCAGCCTTTGGTCAAGACTTCTGTTCATTTGGAAGGTGTGCCAAAAATGGTCTAACGGAGTGTACATCGCCCGTCAGCTCAGTCGTGGCCTTGTTTGTTTGAACAGTGCTCTCAACCCTCTGGTTTACCTCCGTGGAGATGAAAACATCCTGGCTCCTCTCAGAAAATGTTTGCAGCCAGCTCAGGAACCTGCCACACAGGCAACAACCCTTTTTACTCgaggttctcctccatcagccaTCTGA
- the LOC101067818 gene encoding WNT1-inducible-signaling pathway protein 2 — MERAWSDGLMASAVLLCVVTQVCSQLCDRPCLCPTSAPQCPPGVPLVADGCRCCPVCARQLGEPCSHRFPCDGQRGLQCDYSASFPGGPGECVGQEALGCVVNGVTYGEGQSFQPSCDTLCRCSGGGVACVPACPLDVRRPTPDCPRPQHIRLPGKCCKQWVCENLENTVIQDAITATRKTGLWPFLPQYHPLNKLVPPPPTCTAKSTQWSPCSQSCGAGVSTRVSNQNPACKLQMEMRLCKVRPCYTVHPAPEAGQQGQCGASYTSPGPIRLVHQGCVSTHAYRLRYCGQCSGSSCCVPHQTSTAEVTFRCLAGALIRRPVMMIHSCVCSDSCPYGPFRNPALGGFRP, encoded by the exons ATGGAGCGAGCGTGGAGTGACGGGCTGATGGCGTCGgctgttctgctgtgtgtggtgACACAG GTGTGCTCCCAGCTGTGTGACAGGCCCTGTCTCTGCCCCACCTCGGCCCCCCAGTGCCCGCCAGGAGTGCCCCTGGTGGCGGATGGCTGCCGGTGCTGCCCGGTGTGTGCCCGGCAGCTGGGGGAGCCCTGCAGCCACAGGTTTCCCTGCGACGGCCAGAGAGGCCTGCAGTGCGACTACAGTGCCAGTTTCCCCGGGGGGCCCGGCGAATGTGTCG GTCAGGAAGCGCTGGGCTGCGTGGTCAACGGCGTCACTTACGGCGAGGGCCAGTCCTTCCAGCCCTCCTGTGACACGCTGTGCCGCTgcagcgggggtggggtggcCTGTGTGCCGGCCTGCCCTCTGGATGTCCGTCGTCCCACCCCAGACTGTCCCAGACCACAGCACATTCGGTTACCGGGGAAATGCTGCAAACAGTGGGTGTgtgagaacctggagaacaccGTCATTCAGGACGCCATCACAG cCACGAGGAAAACCGGGTTGTGGCCTTTTCTCCCGCAATATCATCCCCTGAACAAACTAgtcccacctccccccacctgtaCGGCGAAGAGCACCCAGTGGAGCCCCTGTTCTCAGAGCTGTGGCGCCGGGGTCTCCACACGGGTCTCCAACCAGAACCCCGCCTGCAAGTTGCAAATGGAAATGAGACTTTGCAAAGTGCGGCCTTGCTACACAGTTCACCCAGCCCCCGAA GCAGGGCAGCAGGGGCAGTGTGGGGCCAGCTACACATCGCCAGGCCCCATTCGGCTGGTCCACCAGGGCTGCGTCAGTACTCACGCTTACAGGCTGCGCTACTGCGGCCAGTGCAGCGGCTCCTCCTGCTGTGTACCTCATCAGACCAGCACTGCTGAGGTGACCTTCCGCTGCCTGGCGGGGGCGCTGATACGGCGGCCCGTGATGATGATCCACTCGTGTGTTTGCAGCGACAGCTGCCCCTACGGGCCTTTTCGTAACCCAGCACTCGGAGGCTTCAGGCCCTGA